The window AGCACGTCATCAACCCCATCGCGGCAATCAACGCCATGGCCATGCTGCTGGAGCACAGCGGGCAACCGAAAGCCGGCCGCCGGATTATGGAAGCCATCAAGACCGTGACGGGCACCAAAATGAAGAGCCAGGCCGCCGGGAAGATGGGATACTCGACGCAGCAAGTCGGCGATCTGGTGGTGGCGGCGCTGGAGGGCTAGAACGGGAAATTGCAAATTGCAAATTGCGAATTTCAAATTGGCAATTGAGGAAGCCAAGAATGAGCCCGGATGAACTGTCGGAGCGTTTGCTGGAGTTCGCGGCACGAATCGGCAAGGTGGTCGATGCTTTGCCGGATACACGATTGGGCCGGCATATCGCCGGGCAATTGGTGCGGTGCGGGACTTCACCCGCGCCAAATTACGAGGAAGCGCGCGCGGCCGAAAGTCGGGCCGACTTTATTCACAAACTGCGCGTGTGCCTGAAGGAGCTGTGCGAATCGCGGTGCTGGATTCGCCTGATCATCAAGGCCGAGCTGCTTCCCCAGGCGAAAATGGCTCCGATCCTCGACGAGTGCAACCAGCTCTGCAATATCCTTGGCCAGTCCGTGGTGACCGCTACCGAAAACAAAACATGACGATGCTGCGCACCACCAATTTGCAATTTGAAATTCGCAATTTGAAATTTGCAATTTCCCCCTTCTAATCCGCTTATCACGAAGATGAACCTCCATGAAAAACACGCTCTTCGATCTCTCCGGCCGCGTCGCGTTGATCACGGGCGGCAGCAAAGGACTCGGTCTGGCGATGGCCCGCGGTTTTGCCGAGGCCGGGGCCGACATCGTCATTTCCAGCAGGCATGAGGACGAACTGAAGCCGGCCGTCGCAAAGATCACAGACGGCACGGGCGTCCGCGCCGAGTACATCGTGGCCGACATGACCGAGCGCAGGGACGTCGACCGGCTGGCCGAAACCGCGCTGGCGCTGATGAAACGCGTCGATATTCTGGTCAACAACGCCGGCACGAACACCGTGCAGGCGATCGACGAAATCCGCGACGAAGACTGGGACCGCCTCGTGCAGCTCAATCTCACGAGTTGCATGGCCACCTGCCGGGCACTGGTTCCCCAAATGAAAGAGCGGCGTTGGGGCCGCATTATTCATCTCTCGTCGATCATGGGCCTGGCGTCGAAAGAAGGCCGCGGCATTTATTCCGCAACCAAGTCGGCCTTGCTCGGCCTGGCCCGTGCCAGCGCTCTCGATCTCGGCCACCACAACATCACCGTGAATTGCCTGGCGCCCGGCCCCTTTCTCACCGATTTGCCCGGCAGCATGCTCACCGAGGCCGAAAAGAAAACCTTCGCCGATCGCACGGCGTTGGGCCGCTGGGGTCAGCCGCGCGAGTTGGTCGGCCCCGCGCTGCTTTTGGCGAGCGAGGCGGGCAGCTACATCACCGGCACCGTGCTGGTGGTCGACGGCGGCACGCTGGTGAAGACGTTTTAGTCTTCCCAATGCCGGGCGCGATAAAGCGACTTGGGCGTGGGCGGCGGAATCCTGCCCTTGCAGCCGCGGCTCGACGCCCGTTACCCCCGCATCAAAGATGCCGCCTTCGACTGGCCGCAAGTCAGTGGCTAACGGCTTCGCCGGCGCCACCCCAGCGTCGGCTGAAGGCGGTCCTAATTTTGCTAAAGCACTGAACGGCTGTTTCTGCTACACTGGCGACAGACTGGTAAGACGCACGTGCGATGAAGGGAAAGCCGTGAGCCATTCGGGTGACGATGCAAGCGATGCCGTTTCAGCAGCGGCCCTGAAGCCGTTCCTCGTCAATTGTGGCTACACGGCCTCTCTGGTCCAGTCTCGGGTCGCACTCAGCAACGGGCAAACCGCTGCATTGGTTGCCTTCGCACACCCACCGGCAGATGCGCGAACCGCCTGCGTCGCCGTGGTCGAGGCCAAGACTGGTTCCCCTGAACTGGTTGCCGAGTTTCGCGCTTTGGCGGCGCCGGTCGTATTCGTTTGCGGCCGGCACGGGCTGGAGTGGTGGAAACAGACCACTTCGGAGCCGGTGAGAGCCGGACAGGCGGTCCCGCCAAATCGGCTAGCCCCATTCTTTGCCGAACACTCCGATCAATTCGCCCCCGACGCCATCTACCGCGCAAAGACCTGGGGTCGCTTTGACGCTCAACACCAACTGAGCTTTGTCGATCTGGGCCTTTTGCCGGTAGTCGAAGAGCGAATCGGTCGCGACCTGGAGGCGTTGATCGTGCGAAACGTGCAGCGATTGAAAACGCTGCTCGGCTGGGCGACGTGGAGCGACAAACAGGGTCAGTGGCTGTTGAAATCCGTCTTCTGGTTGGTGTCGGGCAAGATTCTCCGCGACAAGGACGTCAAGCCGTTTACAAATCTCGATCCGACGGAGGTCCAGCCCTTATTGGCCGCGGTCGCTAGGCACTATAGCGCAGCCCCAATCCCGATAACGAGCCAACGCCAGCAACGCTCATTGAAAGAAGTCGCGGCCGGTATCGCTCAAGTCAGCAATCTGCAATTTGCTACGACCGAGTCGTTGGCCTATGTCTATGAAAATACCTTGATCTCCAAGGCGACTCGGCAGGCGCTGGGCACGCACAGTACGCCTTCGTACTTGGTCGACTACATCGTGGGACGGTTAACGCCGTGGATCGCGGAGATGCCCCCAGAGCAGCGGAACGTTTTCGAGCCGGCGTGCGGTCACGCTGCTTTTCTGGTTTCCGCTATGCGGCTCCTCACGGAATTGCTGCCGCCCGAAAAATCTTCTCCCGCGCAGCGGCGGAACTACCTGCGCAAACGCATTCACGGCTGCGACGTCGACGCCTTCTCGCTCGAAATTGCCCGATTGTCGCTCAGCCTGACCGACATTCCTAATCCCGACGGCTGGGATCTCGCGGCCGCGGACATGTTTCTCGACGATCAGCTTGTCGATCGGGCCCGAAGCGCGACGGTGTTTTTGGCCAACCCTCCGTTCGAGAATTTCAGTTCCGAGGAACGGACGTGGTACAGCAAACGAGGGTTCGCGCCGCATTATCAGAACAAGACCACCGAGACGCTGGCTTCGGTATTTTCCGCACTACCGGCAGGCGCGGCGATCGGCGTGGTTGTCCCGCAAGGCTTCCTGCACAGCAAGAACGCAACCGCGGTTCGACAATGCCTTGTTGACCAATTTGAACTTCAAGAGATCTGCTTGTTTCCAGACAGCGTCTTCACGTTCTCCGACATGGAATCGGCGGTGATAGTTGGGCGGAAGATCACAACAGGCACGGTCGGCACGGTGCGCTATCGGCGCGTGCGTGAACGCGACATGGACGCGTTTCGAACGGAGTATCGAACGAGATCGGACCTGTCCTTGGATCAATCGAGGTTCCGCGCTGACTTCGACCTCCGCATGCCCGACCTTCAGCCGGTCTGGGACTTCTGCCGGGATCTGCCGCGCCTCGAAGACTTCGCTGAGGTTGGCCAAGGCTTTACCTTTAAGGGGAAAGGCCTGCCAAAGGGGACCACGACCTTTTCCAAGCAGCGGTTTCCCGGTGGTGTTCGCGGCTTCCTTAAGTTTCCCAAGCGAATCCCTCTGCACGAACTGCCGCAGGAGGCTTGGCTCAACCTGTCGGCAGATGTCGTACTTCGGCCTCGACATGGAACGACGACCGGCGTGCCGCAGGTTCTTTTCAATGAGGCCCGTTGTAGCCGAGGTCCTTGGCGGCTGAAAGCTCTCGTCGATGATGTCGGCCATCCGGCCGCGGGGAGATTTAACATTGTTCGAGCACGCGACCCCGAACGAACCCCCCTTCCGTTTCTCTGGGCCCTCTGCAACTCTCCGGTTGCCAACGCCTTCGCGTTCAGCCACTCGGGGAATCGGCACAACGATGCAGGCATGCTTCGCAAAATGCCGGTCCCGCGACTTTCGGAGCAAGGTGTTAGGGCAGTTTGCGAAGCCGCGCAGAGATATCTAAGCGTAGTTCGATCGGAGGTCGCCATTCTCCAGTCACCTGCGGATGCAGAGCGCGTGCTCGAGTACCTGATTCGCATGGATAACGAAGTCCTGAAGCTATTCGCCTTTCCTCAGGCGATCGAGCACCAGTTACTGGAACTCTTCAGCGGGTGGCAACGCCAGGGCGTGCCATGCAAATTCGAGCGATATTTCCCAGAGCGATTCGCCGACCAACTCTCCTTGGCCGATTATTTGGCCGTCACCGCGGACTGGTCTTGCGTCAACCGACTACGCGGGGAATTGGTTCACAAGAAAGTGGAAGGTAGGCTAACGGCTGAGGAACGCCGGCGCTTGGAACACCTGCAGTCATTGGCGGAGACTCGCCGTCGGCTCGAAGCTCCATTGCCGCTTGCAGAGATGGAGGCGCAATATCGGGAGCTCACGTTTGGGGCGAGTGAATGACGCAACCTTCAGTATTCGATTATCCGACCTCTCCGCATGCCCGCCGGCATGGGCCACAGGGCTACGCCGACTTAGGCTCCTATCGCAACTGGTTGCGCGATGATTTCTGTTTTCGCTGTGTCTTTTGCCTGCAGCGCGAGCAATGGCAGCGGCGCTGCGCGATGTTTCACATCGACCACTTCGTGCCTCGGCAGATCGAGCCCAACCGGGTGCTGGACTACGACAATCTCCTTTATGTCTGTGCAAGCTGCAATTCGATTAAAGGCGACTTGGCCGTGCCCGATCCGTGCCAAGTTGCGTACGGAGATTGCGTGCGCGTTCTTAGCGACGGTCGTATCGAGGCATTGAACCAGACAGGCGACCTACTCATCGGCCTTCTTTCGCTCGACGACGGCGATGCAGTGCGCTACCGCAAGCTCGTGATCGATACGCTTGACGTGTTGCGCCACTCTGCCAACAGTGCGACGTACCTGGAATGGGTGCGGTTTCCCGACGACCTACCAGATTTGTCTCTGAAACAACCACCAGGTGGCAACAACCGGCCCAAAGGCGTCGAGCAAAGTTGGTTCGCGAAGCGGCGGCGAGGCGAATTGCCGGCGAGCTATTGATTTGCCACAATGTGTTGCGTTCATATCGCGTGCGCCAATCGGACCCAGAAGACGATAGGCCATCGGCTCCAAGACAAGGCGGAAGGGTAGCGGCGGTGCAGCGCCGGCTTCCCGCTTCACTCTTCCCAATGCCGGGCGCGATCGACGGCTTTTTTCCAGCCGCGATGAAGGGCCTCTCGCTGCTTCGCGGGCATCGCTGGAATAAACTCCCGCCCCAAGGCCCAATTGCGCTCGATCTCACATAAGTCGGACCAATAACCGACCGCCAGTCCCGCCAGGTAGGCCGCGCCCAGCGCGGTCGTCTCCGGCACCGCCGGCCGCTTCACCGGAACGCCAATCTGGTCTGCCTGAAACTGCATCAGCTCGTCATTGACGCTCGCGCCGCCGTCGACCTTCAGTTCTTTGAAGCGGCTCCCGATATCCTGCTCCATCGTCTCCACGAGATCGCGCGACTGATAGGCCATCGAGTCCAACGCCGCGCGTGCCAGGTGGCCCGCCGTCGTGCCGCGGCTGATGCCGACGATCGTGCCGCGGGCATGAGAATCCCAATGCGGCGCTCCGAGGCCGACGAAGGCCGGCACCAGGTACACACCGCCCGCATCGGGCACCGTGGCCGCGAGCTGCTCGACCTCGCTCGACGTCTTGATGAGTCCCAGCCCGTCGCGCAGCCACTGCACCGCGGCCCCAGCCACGAACACCGAGCCTTCCAGGCAATAAGTCGTCTCGCCGCCGGTCCGCCAGCCGATGGTCGTCAGCAGTTTGTGCCGAGAGGCGATCGGCTGCGAGCCGGTGTTGACGAGCAGAAAGCAGCCCGTGCCATAGGTGTTTTTGGCATCGCCCGGCGCGAAGCAGGCCTGGCCGAACGTCGCCGCCTGTTGGTCGCCCGCCGCGGCGCCGATGGCAATCGAGCCACCGAACAGACCTTCGTCCGTGTGGCCGTAGACTTCGCTCGTCTGGCGTACTTCCGGCAGCATCGCCCGCGGGATTTTCAGCAGCGTCAGCAACTCGTCGTCCCAGTCGAGCGTGTGGATATTGTAGAGCAAAGTGCGGCTGGCGTTGCTCGCATCGGTAATGTGCAACTTGCCGCCCGTCAGCCGCCATAAGAGCCAGGTGTCGACCGTGCCGAACACGACTTCGCCGGCTTCGGCCGGACTGCGGAGGCCGTCGATCGTGTCGAGCAAATAAGCTATTTTCGTCGCGGAAAAGTAGGCATCGATCACCAGGCCGGTTTTGCCGCGAAATGTCTCGGCCAGCCCGGCGCGACTGAGCCGTTCGCAAATCGGGCTGCTGACGCGGCTTTGCCAGACGACGGCGTTGCTGACCGGGCGTCCGGTGGCGCGCTCCCAAATGATTGTGGTCTCACGTTGGTTGGCGATGCCGATGGCGGCGACTTGCGCGGCCGTGATGTTTGCCTTGGCCAGCGCTTGCCGTGCCACCTTAAGCTGCGACGACCAGATTGCTTCGGGATCGTGCTCGACGATGCCCGGCGCGGGCAGAATCTGCGGGAATTCCTGCTGGGCGGACGCGACCGGAAGCCCTTGACGGTCGAAGACGATCGCCCGGCTGGAGGTCGTGCCCTGGTCTAATGCGAGGATGAATTGGTTCATAGTCCGCGTAGTTCTTCAAAGCGCTCGATAAGCTCAGCGGCGATTTTATCCAGGTTATGGTGTTCGACCACCCGTTGACGAGCCGCCTGGGCCAGGCGCGAGCGCAACGGCCCGTCGGTCAACACGCGGAGCAGGCAGGCGGCGAGCTGCTCGTCGTGGTCGTGGTCGAAGAGCAATCCGTTGACTTCGTCTCGCACCACGTCCACATTGCCGGGCACGCGCGTCACCACCGGACATAGCCCGCTCGACATCGCTTCCAACAGCGCGTTGGAGCACCCTTCACTGGGCGAAGGGAGCACAAACACGCTCGCTCGACGGTGAGCCGCCGCCACGTCGCTCACCGGCCCGAGAAACTCGACGTTTCGCAAATCGAGTTGGCGAGCCAGTCGCCGCAGCTCGTCGGCCAACGGTCCGTTGCCGCCGATCAGCAATTGATAAACTCCGTCGCGATTCACCTTGCCCCAGGCTCTCAGCAGCACCTGCGGGTTCTTGGCGGACACGAGGCGAGACAAGAACAGCACCGTGCGGCCGGTCTCGGCGTCGTGCTGGAATGGCTGATACTTCTCGATCTCGACGCCGTTCGTCGAGCGTACGATCGCTTCCGCCGGGCAGCCGAGTTCGAGCAGCTCCTCGCGACCCTGGTCGGAGAGGGCAATGAAACAAGAATTGCTTCGCACCAACACACGCAGCAACTTGCCTCCTTTGGCACGGAAAAACTGACGGACATCGCCTTCCGGGCCGGTGGAGGCGGTGAAGGCCACCGACGGCTTTCGCAAGACGCGGCCCACCAAGCCCGTGGCGACGGCTTCCCACGGAAGTTGCCCCGCGACCATCACGTCGAAGGTGTGCGCTCGACGCACGAGCTGCGCCGCCAGACT of the Pirellulales bacterium genome contains:
- a CDS encoding four helix bundle protein, producing the protein MSPDELSERLLEFAARIGKVVDALPDTRLGRHIAGQLVRCGTSPAPNYEEARAAESRADFIHKLRVCLKELCESRCWIRLIIKAELLPQAKMAPILDECNQLCNILGQSVVTATENKT
- the glpK gene encoding glycerol kinase GlpK; the encoded protein is MNQFILALDQGTTSSRAIVFDRQGLPVASAQQEFPQILPAPGIVEHDPEAIWSSQLKVARQALAKANITAAQVAAIGIANQRETTIIWERATGRPVSNAVVWQSRVSSPICERLSRAGLAETFRGKTGLVIDAYFSATKIAYLLDTIDGLRSPAEAGEVVFGTVDTWLLWRLTGGKLHITDASNASRTLLYNIHTLDWDDELLTLLKIPRAMLPEVRQTSEVYGHTDEGLFGGSIAIGAAAGDQQAATFGQACFAPGDAKNTYGTGCFLLVNTGSQPIASRHKLLTTIGWRTGGETTYCLEGSVFVAGAAVQWLRDGLGLIKTSSEVEQLAATVPDAGGVYLVPAFVGLGAPHWDSHARGTIVGISRGTTAGHLARAALDSMAYQSRDLVETMEQDIGSRFKELKVDGGASVNDELMQFQADQIGVPVKRPAVPETTALGAAYLAGLAVGYWSDLCEIERNWALGREFIPAMPAKQREALHRGWKKAVDRARHWEE
- a CDS encoding N-6 DNA methylase; translated protein: MSHSGDDASDAVSAAALKPFLVNCGYTASLVQSRVALSNGQTAALVAFAHPPADARTACVAVVEAKTGSPELVAEFRALAAPVVFVCGRHGLEWWKQTTSEPVRAGQAVPPNRLAPFFAEHSDQFAPDAIYRAKTWGRFDAQHQLSFVDLGLLPVVEERIGRDLEALIVRNVQRLKTLLGWATWSDKQGQWLLKSVFWLVSGKILRDKDVKPFTNLDPTEVQPLLAAVARHYSAAPIPITSQRQQRSLKEVAAGIAQVSNLQFATTESLAYVYENTLISKATRQALGTHSTPSYLVDYIVGRLTPWIAEMPPEQRNVFEPACGHAAFLVSAMRLLTELLPPEKSSPAQRRNYLRKRIHGCDVDAFSLEIARLSLSLTDIPNPDGWDLAAADMFLDDQLVDRARSATVFLANPPFENFSSEERTWYSKRGFAPHYQNKTTETLASVFSALPAGAAIGVVVPQGFLHSKNATAVRQCLVDQFELQEICLFPDSVFTFSDMESAVIVGRKITTGTVGTVRYRRVRERDMDAFRTEYRTRSDLSLDQSRFRADFDLRMPDLQPVWDFCRDLPRLEDFAEVGQGFTFKGKGLPKGTTTFSKQRFPGGVRGFLKFPKRIPLHELPQEAWLNLSADVVLRPRHGTTTGVPQVLFNEARCSRGPWRLKALVDDVGHPAAGRFNIVRARDPERTPLPFLWALCNSPVANAFAFSHSGNRHNDAGMLRKMPVPRLSEQGVRAVCEAAQRYLSVVRSEVAILQSPADAERVLEYLIRMDNEVLKLFAFPQAIEHQLLELFSGWQRQGVPCKFERYFPERFADQLSLADYLAVTADWSCVNRLRGELVHKKVEGRLTAEERRRLEHLQSLAETRRRLEAPLPLAEMEAQYRELTFGASE
- a CDS encoding HNH endonuclease signature motif containing protein; this translates as MTQPSVFDYPTSPHARRHGPQGYADLGSYRNWLRDDFCFRCVFCLQREQWQRRCAMFHIDHFVPRQIEPNRVLDYDNLLYVCASCNSIKGDLAVPDPCQVAYGDCVRVLSDGRIEALNQTGDLLIGLLSLDDGDAVRYRKLVIDTLDVLRHSANSATYLEWVRFPDDLPDLSLKQPPGGNNRPKGVEQSWFAKRRRGELPASY
- a CDS encoding SDR family oxidoreductase; the protein is MKNTLFDLSGRVALITGGSKGLGLAMARGFAEAGADIVISSRHEDELKPAVAKITDGTGVRAEYIVADMTERRDVDRLAETALALMKRVDILVNNAGTNTVQAIDEIRDEDWDRLVQLNLTSCMATCRALVPQMKERRWGRIIHLSSIMGLASKEGRGIYSATKSALLGLARASALDLGHHNITVNCLAPGPFLTDLPGSMLTEAEKKTFADRTALGRWGQPRELVGPALLLASEAGSYITGTVLVVDGGTLVKTF
- a CDS encoding glycosyltransferase family 4 protein; translated protein: MNRKSTRPLNVAICLSHFHPLVGGSERQMQHLAERWADWGHEVSVFTRTLRGSPRHERLGEVAVHRVIRTAPLGPAFGATFISSLAAQLVRRAHTFDVMVAGQLPWEAVATGLVGRVLRKPSVAFTASTGPEGDVRQFFRAKGGKLLRVLVRSNSCFIALSDQGREELLELGCPAEAIVRSTNGVEIEKYQPFQHDAETGRTVLFLSRLVSAKNPQVLLRAWGKVNRDGVYQLLIGGNGPLADELRRLARQLDLRNVEFLGPVSDVAAAHRRASVFVLPSPSEGCSNALLEAMSSGLCPVVTRVPGNVDVVRDEVNGLLFDHDHDEQLAACLLRVLTDGPLRSRLAQAARQRVVEHHNLDKIAAELIERFEELRGL